The segment AAACAGTGCGCGAAATACAATCAGGGCTCAAAAATATCGAAATTTCGCTAAGCAAAGGCGCAAAAGAGTTTTTGATAAAAAAAGGTTATAGCGCAGAATTTGGCGCAAGAAATCTCAAACGAGAGGTGCAGTTGCAAATCTCAGATGAGATTAGCTCGGAAATTTTATTTGGAGCGTTGCAAAATGGTGGTAGGGTTTTTGTGGATTTTGCTGATGAAAAGCTTAAATTTGACTTCGAAAGCGTGCCAATGCTGGACGCGAAGGTATCAAATACTGTCCAAATTAGCGCAGATGAGAACGGCGGTTTAACCAAAAATCCAGACGAACCCCAAAACGCTACGGTCATAAAATAAAAATGTCGAAATTCTACACCTTCCCAAACCCAAAAACCGCGCCAGATTTCGCCCCGCTAGCTAGCGGGGGAGATTTGAGCGCAGAGTGTTTGCTAAGCGCATACACGCAAGGGATTTTCCCGTGGTTTTGTGAGACAGAGCCGATTTTATGGTGGTCGCCAAACCCGCGCGCCATACTGGAACCAAACTGTGTGCGTGTGCAAAAATCGATAAAGCCATATTTAAAACGATATGAAGTAAAATTCGACCAAAATTTTGCTAGATTTATCACCCTTTGCAAACAAACCCGCCAAAACTCAGATGATGGGACTTGGATAAGCGATGAGATTGTAGAGGCGTATGTAAATTTAGCAAATTTAGGCGTCGCTCACAGCGTGGAAGTCTATGAAGAAGGCGTTTTAATTGGCGGATTATACGGGCTGATTTTGGGCAAGGTGTTTTGTGGCGAGAGTATGCTTAGCCTAAAAACAGGCGCGTCGAAGGTCGCTTTAATCACGCTTTGTAGGGTTTTAGAAAAATTTGACTTTTTGATTGATTGTCAGATTATGAACGAGCATTTGCGCTTTATGGGGGCGCAAGATATGCCAAGGGGCGAATTTTTAGCCAAATTTCAAATTTTGCAAAACTTGCCAAGCGGATTTGAAAAATTTAAAGATTTAGAAAAGTTGATATGATTTTACGGGATAAAAACTCAAATATCGGTATTTGCGTGCTTGCGGCTGTGCTGGGATTTTTGATGTGCGTGTTTGTGTGGATGATGTTTTACTCTGCTAGTAGCGATCGCAGGCTTCCACGCCTTGACATAAACGAAACAAACAGCGCAATCAGGGGCTCAATCATCACCAAAGACAAATATGTCGTCTCAAACTCGACCAAACTCTACAAAGTCAGCATAGACTCTCGCTCTCTTGATCCGCACAAGCTCGATTTGTTTGTCAAACTCTACTGCATTTACACAGGCGATAGCGAAAAATGGGTCAAAAAAACAATCCAAAGCTCAAAGGGCACCACGGTTTTATCCTATAAAATCGACGCCAAAACAGCCGTGCATTTAAAAGAGTTAGCCTACAAGCTAAATTTAAAGAAATTTTTCGTAGCCTTTGAGACGGCTAGCGGGCGTGTAAATCCGCCAGTGCGCATGAGCGTAAGCGAAAGTGGCGAAAAGCGCACTTACAATATCCAAAACTCCCTAACCCCGCTTTTAGGCTATATCAACAAAAAAGAGGTTTCAGGGATTACCAAAGTAGTCGGCATTAAGGGCGTGGAGAAATACTATGAGTATTATCTAACCCCGCTAAAAGATGAGTTTATCACGGGCCCAAGGGATCTAAAAGGCAATATTATCCTAGAAAAAAGCACCAAAAAAACAAACAAAATCGACGGATATAATGTCCATTTAAGCGTGCCTTTGGCGCTACAAAGAGATGTTGAAAGGCTAATTGATAAAGCTAGCTTAGCTTACGATGCCAAAGAGATAGTCGTAGGCATAATGAACTCAAAAACAGGCAAAATTCTCTCCCTTGCCACAAACGCTAGATATAATCCCGAAAATATCACAAAACAAGATGTGAAAAATCTAAATTCGACCGCTAGCGAGTATGCTTACGAGGTCGGCTCGATTATGAAGCCGATAATTTTCTCAATCGCTTATGAGGGAAATTTAGTCAAACCAACCGAGATTATAAACACCCATAATGGCGCATACAAGCTAGGTTCGCGCACTATCCGCGACACTCACCCAGCAAAGTCAATGAGTGGCGAGGAAATCATCGTGCATTCATCAAATATCGGTATGATTAAAATCGCCGAGCGTATGAGTGGGCAGATGATTTATGACGGGCTTTTAAATTTCGGTATGGCGCAAAAAACCGGTATTGATTTGCCTTACGAGCAGATTGGAAATATCCCTAGCGTGCGAAGTTTGGAAGGCAAGGTTTATAAAGCTACGATTAGTTATGGTTATGGCGCGCAGATGACATTTTTGCAGATGTTGAGCGCGTATGGAGTTTTTAATAACGGCGGAGTTTGGATTAGTCCAAGACTGGTCGAAAATTTAGAAATGAACGGTAAAATTTACCCTGTAAATGAGAGTGAAACACGCACCGTGCTAAGCCCGCAAACAGCAGATGTTATGAGAGAAATTTTGATTAAGGTAGTCGAAGGCGGCACAGGGCGCAAGGGGCGCACGAGCGGTATCGAAGTAGGGGGCAAAACAGGCACCGCTAGAATTGCCAAAGGCGGCGGATATTCTAGCGCGTATAATAGCTCGTTTTTTGGTTTTGCGAACGACGCTCACACTAGCTACACCATAGGCGTGCTAGTTAGAGAGCCTAAAAAAGGCAGTTATTACGCGGCGCAAAACGCCTTACCTGTGTTTAAAAGCATAGTTGATTTGCTAGTTGAAAAAGGATTTTTAACCCCTAGTGGCGATAGCGACAAGATAAATCATGTAGATATTAAAGATTTAAATGAAATCAAAGATTAAAGGATAAGCGATGAAAATAGGAATTATCGGACTTGGTTATGTGGGGCTTCCCCTAGCAGCGGCATTTAGCGCAAAACACAGCGTAGTGGGCTTTGATATAATGAAATCTCGCATAGACGAGCTAAACGGGGGCCATGATAAGACCCTAGAATTAGAAGATGAGAAACTTGCCACAGCGCTAAAAAATGGACTTAAATTTACCTGCGATATAAATGATTTAAAAGATTGCAACTTTTATGTCGTTTGCGTCCCAACGCCTGTGGATAAATTCAACCGCCCAGATATCACGCCACTAATCAAAGCTAGCCAGAGTGTGGGCTCGGTGCTTAAAAAGGGCGATATCGTAGTGTATGAAAGCACGGTCTATCCAGGAGCAACAGAGGAGGACTGTGTGCCTGTTTTAGAGCGCACTAGTGGGCTTAAATTTAACGAGGATTTTTTCTGCGGATACTCGCCAGAGCGCATAAATCCGGGCGATAAAATTCACACTGTAACAAAAATCAAAAAAATCGTCTCAGGTAGCAATGGGCGCACCCTCGATATCGTCGATGAAACATACTCTTCTATCCTAGAAAACGGCACTTTTCGCGCCAAAAGTATCAAGGTAGCAGAAGCTGCCAAAGTCATCGAAAATACACAGCGCGACATAAATATCGGCTTTATCAACGAGCTTGCGATTTTGTTTAACAAACTAGGAATAGATACCAATGATGTCATCGACGCAGCCGCGACGAAATGGAATTTCCTAAGCTTCCGCCCAGGGCTTGTGGGAGGGCATTGTATCGGCATAGATCCATACTACCTAGCCCAAAAAGCCACAGAGGTGGGCTATCACCCGCAAATCATACTCGCAAGTCGCCGTATCAACGACAATATGGGCAAATATGTCGCCACGCAGGTCGTGCAGATGATGATAAAATTTGACAAAAAAATCAAACATAGCAAAATTTTGATTTTAGGTCTTACCTTTAAAGAAAACTGCCCAGACATACGCAATACGCGCGTTATTGATATGATTGATGAGCTTAAAAATTTCGGTTGCGCGGTCAGTGTGTATGATCCATGGGCGAGCAAGGATGACGCGAAACGCTACTACGATATCGAGCTAATCGAAAAGCCAAATTTAGGCGAATTTGATTGCGTTGTAATCGCTGTGGCGCACAATCAATTTAAAGAATTCGACTACTCTGGCTCACTAGTGTATGATGTGAAAAATATCTACGAAGGCGCGCAAGGCAGGCTATAATAAGCTATAATCTGGGGCTAAATTTAGCCCTGGGTTTTTTGGGCGTGAGTTATGATAAATGATGCGAACTCATCGCCAAAATTCGGACACTCACAAACCTCAAAATAGCTAAATTTAAGCTCTTTTGCCACATTTCTAAAATACATATCAAGCTCAAATTTCGTCTCAGAATTATCTATGCAAAACGAAATCGGAAAAATCAGCGCGCGCTTATTTTGCAAATTTGCCAAATGCTCGTTTAGGTTTGGTTCTAGCCATTTTACGGGGCCTAGGCGGGATTGATAGGCGAGCGAAATATCTTTAAATTTTATGCCAGATTTTTGCAAAATTTCACTTAGAATTTTAACATGCTCATTAACCTGCACCTCGTAAGGATCGCCAGCGGCGATGATTTTTACAGGCAGTGAGTGAGCCGAGAAAACTAAGCTTGTGCGCGAAATTTCATCAGCACTTAAATTTTTGATTTTTTCTTTGATTAAATTTAGCAGGATTTGGTTGTAAATTTCGCTTTTATAAAAAATATCAACTATTTTAAAATTTGAAATTTCTAAATCCACTAAGGCTTTTTTAGCGTCGTCAATGCTCGATTTCACCGTCGTTTGCGAAAAATGCGGATAAAGTGGAAAAAGTAAAATTTCATCAAATTTCGCATATTTTGCCAAAACATCACGAGCAAAAGGGGCAGTGTAATTCATAGCAAAATCGCAAACAAACTCATTTTGGTATAAATTTATCTTATCGCAAAGTCGCTTTGTAAGCCCAGCGATAGGGGATTTTCCGCCAAGTTTTTCGTAGTTTTGGCGTGCTTCTTTAACGCGCATTTTAGTAATCAAACTGGCTAAAATTTTGCGCAAAATTTTGCTTTTGACCCCCAAAATATTTGGATCGCAAAACATATTTTTTAAAAATACGCTAACCTCGTCTAGGCTATTTGGACCGCCCATATTTAGGAGAATTAAGGCTTTTTTCACGAGATTAACTCTCTTAGTTTGATTGCTTCATCAGGGGTCGCAATTCCCTCGAATTTAGAATTTTCGATTAAATTTAAAAACGCTTTGTGCTGGTATCTAAGCGCGTAATCATCGCGATCTACACGCTGATTTATCCGTCCATCATTTGTAACTTTAAATAAATTTAGCGATTCTAAATCGCCAAAATAAACGCCAGAATTCGTGCAAATCTCCACGCCGTGGCGTTTGAGCGGATATAAATTTGATAGCAAAATCGTGCAATTACTCATCGACTTTGTGCGAAATGCGACGCCGATGCCGTTAGAATCGCCGTTTTTGCAGATATTTTGTGATGAAATTTCAGATTTGCTAAGCAGGGCAATCAAATCTAAATCCCTAATCAGCGCATTTTGCAAGCAGTTTGCACTCTCAGAGCTAAATCCATCTACGAAATTTATCGAATAAATTTTCTCGTCCTTAGCCAGCTCCCTACACAGCGAGATTATGACAGGATTATAGCGCCCAGCATATCCCACGCCAAGCTTCGCGCCGTTAATCGAAATAGAGTAATTTATCTCCCTAGCCTCAGCTAAATTCCCAGCGAGCGGGGATTCTACAAAGATATTTTTGGTAAAAGGTATGCATTTTAAAATGATTTCTTTGTGCGTCGCAGGCGGTGTAGCGATGACCACAGCGTCTGGTTTGGCACTTTCGAACATTTTTGATAAATCATTATAAAGTGGATATCTAGGGCCAAAATCCTCGGTTTTTTCTTTGTCATAAAGCGCGACCAAATCGAAATAATCGCTTCTTCTAAGCTCTTTGAAATGTTTTGCGCCAAGCTCCCCTAAGCCTATTATGGCTATTTTTTTCTTCATTAATTAATCCTGTAAATTTTGCATATTTTTCATTATAACGAATAAGAGTAAAAATTTATATTTCTTAAAATCAAAATTTGCTAAAATGGGCGCTAAATTTTACTAAATTTAGGATAGTTAATGGATATTAGAAAAGCTTATTTAGACTTTTTTGCGTCAAAAGGACACGAGGTTATGCCAAGCTCACCGCTTGTGCCAGATGATGATAGTTTATTATTCACAAATGCCGGTATGGTGCCGTTTAAGAGCATTTTTACAGGTGCGGTGCCACGCCCAACTCCGCCGATTCGCACTAGTTGCCAAACCTGCATTAGAGCAGGTGGCAAACACAACGACTTAGATAATGTCGGCTACACAGCGCGCCACCACACATTTTTTGAAATGCTTGGAAATTTCAGTTTCGGCGAGTATTTCAAAACAGACGCGATAGCCTACGCATGGGAGTTTGTAACAGAAATTTTAAAACTTCCAAAAGACAAACTTTATGTTACCGTCCATGATAGCGATGACGAGGCGTTTGAAATTTGGTCGCGCCATATTGCAAAAGAGCGAATTTATCGCTTCGGCGATCACGATAATTTCTGGGCTATGGGCGATACTGGGCCATGTGGGCCATGTAGCGAGATTTTTTACGATCAAGGAAGCGAGCATTTCCATAGCGATGAGGATTATATGGGCGGAGACGGCGATCGTTTCTTAGAAATTTGGAATTTAGTCTTTATGCAATACGAGCGAAGCGCAGACGGCAAACTCTCGCCACTTCCAAAACCATCAATCGACACAGGCATGGGTTTAGAGCGCGTAACAGCGATAAAAGAGGGCAAATTTAGCAATTACGACAGCTCGCTATTTATGCCATTAATCGGCGCAGTAGAAAGGCTATGTGGCAAAAAATACGAGTATGAAACTGGCGCGAGCTACCGCGTCATCGCAGATCATATCCGCTCGGTTACATTTTTGCTAGCCCAAGGCACGAATTTTGATAGAGAGGGCAGAGGCTATGTGCTTAGAAGGATTTTGCGCAGGGCGGTTAGACACGGATATTTGTTAGGCATAAAAGAGCCATTTATGTATAAGCTAGTCGATGATGTTTGCGCTAGTATGGGCTCTCACTATACATATCTAAACGAGAAAAAAGAAGCTGTAAAAGAGCTAGTAAAACTCGAAGAAGAGCGATTTTTCGCCACTTTGGCAAACGGAATCGAGCTATTTAACGAAGAATTAGCCAAAACCTCAGGCAATGTTTTCTCTGGCGATGTCGCATTTAAGCTCTATGATACCTATGGATTTCCGCTCGATCTCACAGCCGATATGCTAAGAGAGAAAAATCTTAAAGTCGATGAGGCTAAATTTGATGAGCTAATGGCGGAACAAAAACGCAGAGCCAAAGCCAGCTGGAAGGGCTCTGGCGACAAGGCTCAGGCTAAGGGCGATTTTGCGCAACTTATAGAAAAATTTGGCAAAAATGAGTTTGTGGGGTATTCATGCCGAGAGAGCGAGGGTCGAATTTTAGCCCTTTTGGACGAGAATTTTAAAATTTGCGATAGTTTAGAGCCAGGGCACACTGGCTGGGTAATGCTAGATATCACGCCATTTTACGCTACAAGTGGCGGTCAGTGCGCAGATACCGGCACTATCGAAAAAAGCGAGGTTATCGACACGCAAAAATTCTTTGATTTAAATTTATCTCAAATCAAAGTAAAAAGCCTGCTTAAAACCGGCGATCTCGTAAAATGCGTGGTTAGCGCTGGCAAAAGAGCGATGATAGCGCGTCATCACAGCGCGACACACCTGCTTCACGCTGCGCTAAGAGAGGTTTTGGGCGAACATATCGCGCAGGCTGGATCGCTTGTAGAGGCAAACAGACTTAGATTTGACTTTTCGCACCCAAAAGCGATGAGTAGCGAAGAACTTGCCAAAGTCGAGCAAATAGTAAATCGCTGGATTAGCGCGGGCGCACAGAATAAAACCGAAATTTTAGATATAGATGAGGCCAAAAAATCAGGCGCGATTGCGCTTTTTGGCGAAAAATACGGCGCGAAAGTGCGTGTGGTAAGCTTTGGCGATGTAAGCAAGGAGCTTTGCGGCGGCACCCATGTCGAAAACATAAGCGAAATCGGCGCGTTTTTAATCTCAAAAGAGAGTGGCGTAAGTGCTGGCGTGCGCAGAATCGAGGCGATTTGTTCGCAAGAAGTGCTAAATTTCACGCTAAATTTAAGATCGCAAATTAACGAAATCGAAGCTGAATTTAAAGGCGCAAATCCACTCGATGGCATTAAAAAGCTAAAAGATGAAATCAAAGGCTTAAAAGAAAAATTAAAACACGCAGGCGACCAAAAATCTCTGCCTTGCCAAGAAATCTCAGGCGTGAAGCTTTGCGTAGCAGTGGTAGAAAACGGCGAAATTAAAACCATGATTGATGAGTTTAAAAACGCGAACGAAAAGGCTGCGATTTTGCTAATGCAAGTGGGCGAAAACGATAAAATCACAGTCGCAGCCGGAGCGAAAAACGCCCCAATCAAGGCTGGCGAGTGGGTTAAAATGACAGCTCAAATTTTAGGCGGTAACGGCGGCGGACGCGATGATTTCGCTACTGCTGGCGGAAAAGATACTAGCATGGTTTCTAGCGCGCTAGCTGAGGCATTAGAATTTGCAAAAGGTAAGCTAGGTTGAACGAATTAGAAACGAGTTTTGCCAGAAGTGATCAAATTTTGCCCCTAATTCACATTTTAGGGGCGATTTGCTTTATTTGCGCGCATGTTTGCATTATCATGCTGATTCGAATTTTCAGCGATAAAACAGACATCACAAACTCAAATTTCGAAAAAATCAAATTTTATCTTTCGAAATTTAATCTCTTTTTCGGCTCGTTTTTTTTGATTATAATTGTGAGTGGATTTTTTCTAAGCATAGGCAACAATTTCAAATTCGCAGACCCTATGATAAATGCTGTAATCGTTACGCTGTGGGTTTTAGCGGTGTTTATTTTGATAAATTTTGGCTATGTTTATTTTAAATTTTACTCGTTTAAAAAGGCGCTTTTAGCAGGCGATAAATTCGAAGCTAGCGAGCATTTGATTATCATCGCTAGATATTTTGTCCCGCTAAATGTCGCTGTATCGGTGCTTTGCACCTATCTTTGTGTAGCGGTGGGTAGATTTTGATTTATTTGGTTTCATCTTCGCCGACAAGGGCGCAGATTTTGCGGGAGGCTGGGATAAAATTTGAGCAAATCAGCTTTGAATTTGACGAAAATGTAGGCGACATAGCCGATGCCAAAACATACGCTTACCGCGTGGCAAGTGCGAAAAAATCGCAGTTTTTAGCCAAAAACAAAAATGCAAAAAATTTGCTTTTTTGCGATAGCTCGGTTTTGGTAGGTGGCAAAATTTTAGGCAAAGCAAAGGACATTGGCCACGCAAGAGCTATGCTAAACGCCCAATCTGACGCTATTAGCGAGGTTTATACGGCGATGATTTTTGTGGGCGAGGGTTTTGAGATAAGCACGCTTTTGGTGGCTAGTTACAAATTCGCCAAATTTAGCGAGGCAGATTTAGAAGCGTATCTAAAAAGTGGCGATTGGCGTGGCAAAGCGGGGGCTATGAGTATCGAGGGGTTTAACAAAAAATATATCCAAAGCTTTCGTGGCGATACTAGCACCGCTATGGGTTTAAATGTGGAAATTTTAAAAAGGTATTTAGATGGTAAGAATTTTATTTAGTTTTATTACGGTTTGTTTTTTCGCAGGGTGCGGTGTGTTTATGTATTTTTATACGCAAATTCGCCTAGAATCGAACTCTATTATTGATTATCACCCGGAGCTAACGACCAAAATTTACGATCGCAACGGCAACTTGCTTGCCAATATTTTTAACGAACAAAACCGCCTTTATACTAGATTTGACGAAATTCCAGGCCGTATGGTCGAAGCCCTAGTAGCTATTGAGGATACCGCATTTTTCGAGCATCAGGGCATTAATACAGAGGCTATTTTTCGCGCAATCGTAAAAGATATAAAAGCGATGAAATTTGTCGAGGGAGCTTCCACTATCACGCAACAACTTGTCAAAAATTTGGTTTTATCCAGCGAAAAAAAGATAGATAGAAAAATCAAAGAGATGATTTTATCGCTAAAAATCGAAAACACCCTAAGTAAAGAGGAAATTTTAGAAAGATATTTTAACGAAGTGTATTTCGGGCACGGGTATTACGGCGTCAAAACTGCCGCGCTTGGGTATTTTAAAAAGGATTTAGCCGACCTTAGTATCAAAGAAATCGCCATATTGGTGGGTTTGCCAAAAGCCCCTAGCCAGTATGACCCTACCAAGCACCTAGATTTGGCACTTTCTCGCGCAAACAATGTAATTTATCGTATGCACGAGCTTGGCTGGATAAACAAAACCGAGTATGAAATCGCAATGGCAGAAGAGCCATTTGTCTATGATGAAACCCTAACTCAAAATGTCGCCCCATACGCAGTCGATGAAATCGTAAAAGAAGCCGAGAGACTGCTACCAGATGTGCGCACAGGCGGATATAGAATCGAAACAAGCCTTGATTTAAAGGCGCAAGAAATGGCGCAAGAGGCGCTGATTTTTGGCTACAACGAAATTTTAAAACGCAACAAAGACGCAAATGCTAGCAATGTAAATGGTGCAATTATCGTTACGCACCCGCAAAATGGCGAAATTATCGCGCTCGTAGGCGGTGTGGATTATGCCAAATCAAATTTCAACCGCGCTAGCCAAAGCAGACGCCAAACGGGGTCAAGCTTCAAGCCATTTATCTACCAAATCGCCCTAGATAGCGGGTATTCGACGATGACAGAGGTCCCTGATATCGCGCGCGAATTTGACGATGGAAGCAACAAAAGCTGGAAACCGAAAAACTACGATAGCACATACAGCGGCTATATCACGATAAAAGAGGCTTTGCAACGCTCTCGCAACCTCGCTTCGATAAATTTAATGCAATCAATCGGCATTGAGCGCACGATTCGCAAACTAAATGAATATGGGTTTAAAAATGTCCCGCCAGCGCTATCTGTGGCGATCGGAAGTTACGGCATTTCTCCACTTGAATACTCGACTATGTATTCGATGTTTCCTGGTCTTGGCATTAGCACGAAGTCTAAATTTATCACCGCAATCACCGATAATAACGGCACTACGCACTATATCGAGCCTGAGCGCAGACGCATTTTGCGCCCAGAACAGGCGTATTTGATGACGACGCTGATGAAAAACATCGTCCAGCGAGGAACTGGCACCAGAGCGCGCGTGCAAGGCATCGAGATTGCTGGCAAAACAGGCACTTCAAACGATAGCATTGATGCGTGGTTTTGCGGATTTACGCCTGATTTGCAAATCATTGTTTGGTATGGAAACGACGATTATAAGCCTATGCGCAAGGTCGAGGGTGGCGGTAGAACTGCCGCGCCTGTGTTTGCGAAATTTTTGGAAAATTATCTTAAAGAATACCCGCAAGCTAAGCGAAATTTCAGCGTCCCAAGTGGAGTATTTACCCGCAGATACGGCGCTGGCGATGAATATTACACCAAAATTTCCCCACTTCCAAGAAGGGTTGAAGCAAACGAAGAAGACGGGTTGATGTTTTAGGGCGAATTTCAAACTAGTTTTGTCATTGTAAGAAATGCGAAGCATTTCAGCAAAAATAAAACCAGCTAAATTTAAAGCGAAGCTTTAAATTTAGTCACCTTGTAAAGCGTCGTCGGGGGTTGGGGGTTTGTAAGGAGGAAGGGGCGCGACCTCGCAATTCAAGCCCCCTTCCCCCTTACAGAGAATTTCACGGGCAGGTTAAATTCATAAAATCGTTCAATGCTAAATTTGGGTTGAATTTGAATTTAAATTTTACTGGATTGCTTCGAGCTTTTCGACTCTCGTAATGACACGGATTATAGCGTTTGGTAATTTTGGCTCGTGGATTGCCACGCTCGTTACACTCGCTCGCAATGACAGCAAAATTAGCGTCTATAAATTTTAAATTCGAAGCAATGACAAATCAGGCGTGAATTTTGCCAAATTTCACGCTAAATTCCACTATTTTATCACCTCTTTCATCTCTTTTA is part of the Campylobacter sp. VBCF_01 NA2 genome and harbors:
- the aat gene encoding leucyl/phenylalanyl-tRNA--protein transferase — protein: MSKFYTFPNPKTAPDFAPLASGGDLSAECLLSAYTQGIFPWFCETEPILWWSPNPRAILEPNCVRVQKSIKPYLKRYEVKFDQNFARFITLCKQTRQNSDDGTWISDEIVEAYVNLANLGVAHSVEVYEEGVLIGGLYGLILGKVFCGESMLSLKTGASKVALITLCRVLEKFDFLIDCQIMNEHLRFMGAQDMPRGEFLAKFQILQNLPSGFEKFKDLEKLI
- a CDS encoding peptidoglycan D,D-transpeptidase FtsI family protein, yielding MILRDKNSNIGICVLAAVLGFLMCVFVWMMFYSASSDRRLPRLDINETNSAIRGSIITKDKYVVSNSTKLYKVSIDSRSLDPHKLDLFVKLYCIYTGDSEKWVKKTIQSSKGTTVLSYKIDAKTAVHLKELAYKLNLKKFFVAFETASGRVNPPVRMSVSESGEKRTYNIQNSLTPLLGYINKKEVSGITKVVGIKGVEKYYEYYLTPLKDEFITGPRDLKGNIILEKSTKKTNKIDGYNVHLSVPLALQRDVERLIDKASLAYDAKEIVVGIMNSKTGKILSLATNARYNPENITKQDVKNLNSTASEYAYEVGSIMKPIIFSIAYEGNLVKPTEIINTHNGAYKLGSRTIRDTHPAKSMSGEEIIVHSSNIGMIKIAERMSGQMIYDGLLNFGMAQKTGIDLPYEQIGNIPSVRSLEGKVYKATISYGYGAQMTFLQMLSAYGVFNNGGVWISPRLVENLEMNGKIYPVNESETRTVLSPQTADVMREILIKVVEGGTGRKGRTSGIEVGGKTGTARIAKGGGYSSAYNSSFFGFANDAHTSYTIGVLVREPKKGSYYAAQNALPVFKSIVDLLVEKGFLTPSGDSDKINHVDIKDLNEIKD
- a CDS encoding nucleotide sugar dehydrogenase — translated: MKIGIIGLGYVGLPLAAAFSAKHSVVGFDIMKSRIDELNGGHDKTLELEDEKLATALKNGLKFTCDINDLKDCNFYVVCVPTPVDKFNRPDITPLIKASQSVGSVLKKGDIVVYESTVYPGATEEDCVPVLERTSGLKFNEDFFCGYSPERINPGDKIHTVTKIKKIVSGSNGRTLDIVDETYSSILENGTFRAKSIKVAEAAKVIENTQRDINIGFINELAILFNKLGIDTNDVIDAAATKWNFLSFRPGLVGGHCIGIDPYYLAQKATEVGYHPQIILASRRINDNMGKYVATQVVQMMIKFDKKIKHSKILILGLTFKENCPDIRNTRVIDMIDELKNFGCAVSVYDPWASKDDAKRYYDIELIEKPNLGEFDCVVIAVAHNQFKEFDYSGSLVYDVKNIYEGAQGRL
- the hemH gene encoding ferrochelatase, with the protein product MKKALILLNMGGPNSLDEVSVFLKNMFCDPNILGVKSKILRKILASLITKMRVKEARQNYEKLGGKSPIAGLTKRLCDKINLYQNEFVCDFAMNYTAPFARDVLAKYAKFDEILLFPLYPHFSQTTVKSSIDDAKKALVDLEISNFKIVDIFYKSEIYNQILLNLIKEKIKNLSADEISRTSLVFSAHSLPVKIIAAGDPYEVQVNEHVKILSEILQKSGIKFKDISLAYQSRLGPVKWLEPNLNEHLANLQNKRALIFPISFCIDNSETKFELDMYFRNVAKELKFSYFEVCECPNFGDEFASFIITHAQKTQG
- a CDS encoding Gfo/Idh/MocA family protein → MKKKIAIIGLGELGAKHFKELRRSDYFDLVALYDKEKTEDFGPRYPLYNDLSKMFESAKPDAVVIATPPATHKEIILKCIPFTKNIFVESPLAGNLAEAREINYSISINGAKLGVGYAGRYNPVIISLCRELAKDEKIYSINFVDGFSSESANCLQNALIRDLDLIALLSKSEISSQNICKNGDSNGIGVAFRTKSMSNCTILLSNLYPLKRHGVEICTNSGVYFGDLESLNLFKVTNDGRINQRVDRDDYALRYQHKAFLNLIENSKFEGIATPDEAIKLRELIS
- the alaS gene encoding alanine--tRNA ligase; amino-acid sequence: MDIRKAYLDFFASKGHEVMPSSPLVPDDDSLLFTNAGMVPFKSIFTGAVPRPTPPIRTSCQTCIRAGGKHNDLDNVGYTARHHTFFEMLGNFSFGEYFKTDAIAYAWEFVTEILKLPKDKLYVTVHDSDDEAFEIWSRHIAKERIYRFGDHDNFWAMGDTGPCGPCSEIFYDQGSEHFHSDEDYMGGDGDRFLEIWNLVFMQYERSADGKLSPLPKPSIDTGMGLERVTAIKEGKFSNYDSSLFMPLIGAVERLCGKKYEYETGASYRVIADHIRSVTFLLAQGTNFDREGRGYVLRRILRRAVRHGYLLGIKEPFMYKLVDDVCASMGSHYTYLNEKKEAVKELVKLEEERFFATLANGIELFNEELAKTSGNVFSGDVAFKLYDTYGFPLDLTADMLREKNLKVDEAKFDELMAEQKRRAKASWKGSGDKAQAKGDFAQLIEKFGKNEFVGYSCRESEGRILALLDENFKICDSLEPGHTGWVMLDITPFYATSGGQCADTGTIEKSEVIDTQKFFDLNLSQIKVKSLLKTGDLVKCVVSAGKRAMIARHHSATHLLHAALREVLGEHIAQAGSLVEANRLRFDFSHPKAMSSEELAKVEQIVNRWISAGAQNKTEILDIDEAKKSGAIALFGEKYGAKVRVVSFGDVSKELCGGTHVENISEIGAFLISKESGVSAGVRRIEAICSQEVLNFTLNLRSQINEIEAEFKGANPLDGIKKLKDEIKGLKEKLKHAGDQKSLPCQEISGVKLCVAVVENGEIKTMIDEFKNANEKAAILLMQVGENDKITVAAGAKNAPIKAGEWVKMTAQILGGNGGGRDDFATAGGKDTSMVSSALAEALEFAKGKLG
- the maf gene encoding septum formation inhibitor Maf, translating into MIYLVSSSPTRAQILREAGIKFEQISFEFDENVGDIADAKTYAYRVASAKKSQFLAKNKNAKNLLFCDSSVLVGGKILGKAKDIGHARAMLNAQSDAISEVYTAMIFVGEGFEISTLLVASYKFAKFSEADLEAYLKSGDWRGKAGAMSIEGFNKKYIQSFRGDTSTAMGLNVEILKRYLDGKNFI
- a CDS encoding transglycosylase domain-containing protein, whose translation is MVRILFSFITVCFFAGCGVFMYFYTQIRLESNSIIDYHPELTTKIYDRNGNLLANIFNEQNRLYTRFDEIPGRMVEALVAIEDTAFFEHQGINTEAIFRAIVKDIKAMKFVEGASTITQQLVKNLVLSSEKKIDRKIKEMILSLKIENTLSKEEILERYFNEVYFGHGYYGVKTAALGYFKKDLADLSIKEIAILVGLPKAPSQYDPTKHLDLALSRANNVIYRMHELGWINKTEYEIAMAEEPFVYDETLTQNVAPYAVDEIVKEAERLLPDVRTGGYRIETSLDLKAQEMAQEALIFGYNEILKRNKDANASNVNGAIIVTHPQNGEIIALVGGVDYAKSNFNRASQSRRQTGSSFKPFIYQIALDSGYSTMTEVPDIAREFDDGSNKSWKPKNYDSTYSGYITIKEALQRSRNLASINLMQSIGIERTIRKLNEYGFKNVPPALSVAIGSYGISPLEYSTMYSMFPGLGISTKSKFITAITDNNGTTHYIEPERRRILRPEQAYLMTTLMKNIVQRGTGTRARVQGIEIAGKTGTSNDSIDAWFCGFTPDLQIIVWYGNDDYKPMRKVEGGGRTAAPVFAKFLENYLKEYPQAKRNFSVPSGVFTRRYGAGDEYYTKISPLPRRVEANEEDGLMF